A genomic region of Deltaproteobacteria bacterium contains the following coding sequences:
- a CDS encoding YggU family protein yields the protein MSGTDLFRVIGSTEDRKGVRFRVRVQPRARRNAILGTHGGALRVSITDPPVGGAANRGLKRFLARALEIPASRVEILSGQTSREKTIRITGMGKGELVGLLSRQERGEEA from the coding sequence ATGAGCGGGACGGATCTGTTCAGAGTCATCGGTTCCACAGAAGACCGAAAGGGCGTCAGATTCAGGGTGCGCGTGCAACCCAGGGCAAGGAGGAACGCAATCCTCGGTACCCACGGAGGTGCCCTCAGGGTTTCCATCACCGATCCGCCCGTGGGCGGCGCGGCCAACCGCGGCCTGAAACGGTTTCTCGCAAGGGCTCTGGAAATACCGGCTTCCAGGGTGGAGATCCTTTCAGGACAGACCTCCAGGGAGAAGACGATCAGGATAACCGGCATGGGAAAAGGCGAGCTTGTCGGGCTCCTCTCCAGGCAGGAGAGAGGAG